Proteins found in one Channa argus isolate prfri chromosome 7, Channa argus male v1.0, whole genome shotgun sequence genomic segment:
- the med18 gene encoding mediator of RNA polymerase II transcription subunit 18: MEAPPVTAMPVTGGTINMMEYLLQGSVLDQALESLLHRLRGLCDNMEPETFTDHELVYLLKGQQGNPFILRARRSLSHPTSPWHLRYLGQPEVGDKSRHALVRNCVDVATSHSLPEFLNEMGFRMDHEFVANGHIFRKGAMKVVVSKLSRVLVPGNTDNTERLSLSYLVELSVLAPAGQENVSEDMRSFAEQLKPLIHLEKIDPSKQRH; encoded by the exons ATGGAAGCGCCCCCCGTTACTGCGATGCCTGTCACTGGCGGAACGATTAATATGATGGAATATCTGTTGCaag GAAGTGTGTTAGACCAGGCTCTGGAAAGCCTCCTACATCGTCTCCGAGGTCTGTGCGACAACATGGAACCTGAGACCTTTACAGATCATGAACTTGTTTATCTTCTGAAAGGCCAGCAAGGCAACCCTTTTATTCTGCGTGCCAGGCGCTCGCTCTCTCATCCCACATCTCCATGGCACCTACGCTACCTGGGCCAACCGGAAGTGGGAGACAAGAGCCGCCATGCTCTTGTACGCAACTGTGTTGATGTGGCTACCTCTCACAGCCTGCCGGAATTCTTAAATGAGATGGGCTTCCGCATGGACCATGAGTTTGTGGCCAATGGACATATATTCCGCAAAGGCGCAATGAAAGTTGTGGTTAGCAAGCTGTCACGCGTCCTAGTACCGGGAAACACAGATAATACGGAGCGCCTATCACTTTCATACTTGGTGGAACTGAGTGTGTTGGCTCCAGCTGGCCAGGAAAATGTGTCGGAGGATATGCGAAGTTTTGCTGAGCAACTCAAACCCCTCATCCACCTGGAGAAGATTGACCCAAGCAAACAGagacattaa
- the LOC137129882 gene encoding forkhead box protein O6-like has protein sequence MLMMEDDELDAHQVDSDFEPQSRPRSCTWPLPCPEDFPGGHEVSGGLLLANIKVEPEDVPACRAGLVGGTPAELKHPAGAPAPTGATHPCLAGAALDVAGPLRKAKSSRRNAWGNQSYADLITRAIESTPEKRLTLSQIYDWMVRYVPYFKDKGDSNSSAGWKNSIRHNLSLHTRFIRVQNEGTGKSSWWMLNPDGGKMGKAPRRRAVSMDNSTKYLKSKGRIRGKRVGRPGIGAGSAAVGLQGSPDHGSPPQKGLPGAGGASGTDGEFDAWTDLHSRASSSASTLSGRLSPILAEGEPEEPEEGGLSSSTSPHLYPSPTSARSPSMGTGNRCPPLEQLPQLANLTGAISLDEPLMEDSYHHHHSQQQQHQQHAAVGRHKHQSPVYHYSSGVKGQSSYGAGVYGGAGMGMLRHHSPMQTIQENKPASFTGTMRTYSGTNALQSLLTGGPAGQQYCSKDMMLGQERESHLMMGQAANGVGSNHHSHHPGHHNGHSHNGPHSHSSAHSHNRTHNRTPSHNHNNVTNHNHSSPHSLTHNSHNLSQSHNHTPPRSAALTPRVSSNQIQTYNHKTPYLYSPPSHAHLPASTTLPPNPAGMLGMPQDSCHVATAPHPHPRHNHYHDPQHQGISNGPYHHGQGMGNGSIGSDYHGYHQPHPHERLPADLDIDMFHGSLDCDVESILLHDIMDSAEEMDFNFDCSLAQGVGIGMGMGMGVTMGMGMGMGGLAGPQQAHSNQSWVPG, from the exons ATGCTTATGATGGAGGACGACGAATTGGACGCTCATCAGGTTGATTCGGATTTCGAGCCGCAAAGCCGGCCTCGCTCTTGCACCTGGCCGCTGCCCTGTCCGGAGGATTTCCCCGGTGGACACGAGGTCAGCGGAGGTCTTCTACTGGCCAACATCAAGGTGGAACCAGAGGACGTCCCCGCTTGCAGAGCGGGGCTCGTGGGCGGAACGCCGGCAGAGCTGAAGCATCCAGCCGGCGCCCCGGCACCCACAGGTGCGACGCACCCATGCCTGGCCGGCGCGGCTCTCGATGTGGCCGGACCTCTGCGCAAAGCCAAATCTTCGCGGCGCAACGCGTGGGGAAACCAGTCCTACGCGGATCTCATTACCCGCGCCATCGAGAGCACCCCAGAAAAGAGACTCACACTGTCACAGATATACGACTGGATGGTCCGCTACGTGCCCTATTTCAAGGATAAAGGCGACAGCAATAGCTCAGCTGGCTGGAAG AACTCCATCCGGCACAACCTATCCCTCCACACACGTTTTATCCGTGTGCAGAATGAGGGAACTGGGAAAAGTTCCTGGTGGATGCTGAACCCAGATGGAGGGAAGATGGGAAAGGCCCCACGCAGGCGAGCTGTCTCCATGGACAACAGCACGAAATACCTAAAAAGCAAAGGCCGCATCAGAGGCAAGAGAGTTGGTCGTCCTGGGATAGGAGCAGGATCTGCTGCGGTGGGGCTCCAGGGCTCCCCTGACCATGGCAGCCCACCACAGAAAGGCCTCCCAGGAGCTGGGGGTGCATCTGGTACAGATGGGGAATTTGACGCTTGGACAGACCTACATTCCAGGGCTAGTTCGTCAGCATCTACTCTGAGTGGGCGTCTGTCACCCATTCTTGCAGAGGGAGAACCAGAGGAGCCAGAGGAGGGTGGCCTGTCCTCTTCCACCTCACCCCACCTCTATCCCTCACCAACCAGTGCCCGTTCTCCATCCATGGGGACAGGAAATCGCTGTCCTCCCCTGGAACAGCTGCCTCAGCTGGCTAACCTGACAGGTGCAATCAGTCTAGATGAGCCGCTGATGGAGGATAGTTATCATCACCATCactcacagcagcagcaacatcaacAGCATGCGGCTGTTGGAAGACATAAGCACCAAAGCCCTGTTTACCACTACAGCTCAGGGGTGAAGGGGCAGAGCTCCTACGGTGCAGGTGTCTATGGTGGGGCAGGCATGGGGATGCTGCGCCACCATTCCCCCATGCAAACCATTCAGGAGAACAAGCCAGCCAGTTTTACTGGCACCATGCGGACATACTCTGGGACCAATGCCCTCCAGAGTCTGCTAACGGGCGGTCCAGCTGGACAACAATACTGTTCTAAGGACATGATGCTGGGACAGGAGAGAGAAAGCCATCTGATGATGGGTCAGGCTGCTAATGGGGTTGGCTCCAACCATCATAGCCACCACCCTGGCCACCATAATGGCCACAGCCACAATGGACCTCACAGTCACAGCTCAGCTCATAGCCATAACAGAACTCATAATCGTACTCCTAGTCATAATCACAACAATGTAACCAACCACAATCACAGCTCACCACACAGCCTCACTCACAACAGCCACAACCTCAGTCAGAGCCATAACCACACACCTCCTCGGTCTGCAGCCCTGACTCCACGTGTGAGCAGCAATCAGATTCAGACCTACAACCACAAAACTCCCTACTTGTACAGTCCACCATCACATGCCCACCTCCCTGCTTCCACCACCCTCCCACCAAACCCAGCAGGTATGCTTGGCATGCCTCAGGACTCTTGCCATGTGGCCACTGCCCCCCACCCTCACCCTCGCCACAACCATTACCACGACCCACAACACCAAGGCATATCTAATGGACCCTACCACCATGGCCAGGGTATGGGGAATGGTAGCATTGGTAGCGACTACCATGGCTATCACCAGCCACACCCCCATGAGAGACTACCAGCCGATTTGGATATTGACATGTTTCATGGTAGCTTGGACTGTGATGTGGAGTCAATtctcctccatgacattatggACTCGGCGGAGGAGATGGACTTTAACTTTGACTGCTCCTTAGCCCAGGGTGTAGGCATTGGCATGGGTATGGGCATGGGTGTGACcatggggatggggatgggaatgggtgGTCTGGCCGGTCCACAACAAGCCCATAGCAACCAGAGCTGGGTGCCTGGCTGA